In Arthrobacter sp. CDRTa11, one DNA window encodes the following:
- a CDS encoding carbohydrate kinase family protein: MHTNSPSASGTPLPAAAPDVVVIGEALVDIVSSANGSVEHPGGSPMNVAYGLGRLGVPTALLTSLGDDTRGEAIEAHLRSAGVDLLPGSKSAGRTSSAAATLAADGSASYEFDITWELAAVTPPYLPKVLHTGSIATFLAPGAGTVKTLLEQAHRECIVTYDPNIRPALLGSKAEARSIFEDLVPLTDVVKLSDEDAAWLYPGHSLEEVAARILGLGSGLAVVTRGSEGSLLATAATTLHVPATRAVVADTIGAGDSYMAALIYGLLARKTDGLAADTLDNLGRTAAKAAAITVGRPGANPPTAAELAAEPAVTGSAAAMPAAAV, encoded by the coding sequence GTGCATACGAATTCCCCTTCCGCCTCCGGCACTCCCCTTCCGGCAGCCGCTCCCGACGTGGTTGTTATCGGGGAGGCACTGGTGGACATTGTCAGCTCCGCCAACGGCAGTGTGGAGCACCCCGGCGGGTCGCCGATGAACGTTGCCTACGGACTGGGCCGGCTGGGTGTCCCCACTGCTTTGCTCACGTCGCTGGGGGACGATACCCGCGGCGAGGCCATCGAGGCACATCTCCGGAGTGCCGGCGTCGACCTCCTGCCCGGTTCGAAGTCCGCGGGCCGGACCAGCTCCGCCGCGGCAACGCTCGCAGCCGATGGCTCTGCCAGCTATGAATTCGACATCACCTGGGAGCTGGCGGCGGTAACCCCGCCGTACCTTCCCAAGGTGCTCCACACGGGATCCATCGCCACTTTCCTCGCTCCCGGCGCGGGCACTGTGAAGACACTTCTTGAGCAGGCGCACCGGGAATGCATCGTGACGTACGACCCGAATATCCGGCCCGCCCTGCTGGGAAGCAAGGCAGAGGCACGGTCCATTTTTGAGGACCTGGTTCCCCTGACCGACGTGGTGAAACTCAGCGACGAGGATGCGGCCTGGCTGTACCCCGGGCACAGCCTTGAAGAGGTGGCGGCCAGGATCCTGGGGCTGGGGTCCGGGCTTGCGGTGGTGACGCGCGGCTCCGAGGGCTCGCTGCTGGCCACCGCTGCCACCACACTGCACGTTCCCGCCACCAGGGCCGTTGTGGCGGACACCATTGGAGCGGGAGACTCCTACATGGCGGCGCTGATCTATGGACTGCTCGCACGGAAGACCGATGGGCTCGCAGCAGACACCCTGGATAACCTCGGGCGGACCGCGGCCAAGGCCGCCGCCATCACAGTAGGCAGGCCCGGCGCCAACCCGCCAACGGCAGCGGAACTGGCGGCGGAACCAGCAGTGACAGGAAGCGCCGCGGCGATGCCTGCCGCCGCCGTCTAA
- a CDS encoding ATP-binding cassette domain-containing protein → MTASQLEPTGTEVRQPILQARNLVKTFGRVVGLDGVSLDLYPGEVLAIIGDNGAGKSTLIKCLTGAEVPDSGELMVSGQPVHFKRPQDARAYGIETVYQNLAVSPALDVASNLFLGREERLAGPLGKIFRVLDTKGMRRKAKEELTRLGISTLQDVTVPVENLSGGQRQAVAVARAAAFGSKVVVLDEPTAALGVRESNQVLQLVRDLRDRGLPVILISHNMPHVFDVADRIHIQRLGKCAATITPESHSMTDAVAIMTGAATA, encoded by the coding sequence ATGACCGCGTCCCAGCTGGAACCCACCGGCACCGAGGTCCGCCAGCCCATCCTGCAGGCCAGGAACCTCGTCAAGACCTTCGGCCGCGTGGTGGGCCTCGACGGTGTCAGCCTGGACCTCTACCCGGGCGAGGTCCTCGCGATCATCGGCGACAACGGGGCCGGGAAGTCCACCCTGATCAAATGCCTCACCGGCGCCGAGGTTCCCGATTCGGGCGAACTGATGGTGTCCGGCCAGCCCGTGCACTTCAAGCGCCCGCAGGACGCCCGGGCCTACGGGATCGAAACGGTCTACCAGAACCTTGCAGTGTCACCGGCACTGGACGTGGCTTCCAACCTGTTCCTGGGCCGGGAAGAACGGCTTGCCGGTCCGCTGGGCAAGATCTTCCGGGTCCTGGACACCAAGGGGATGCGCCGCAAGGCAAAGGAAGAGCTGACCCGGCTGGGCATCTCCACGCTCCAGGACGTCACCGTTCCGGTGGAGAACCTTTCAGGCGGCCAGCGCCAGGCAGTGGCGGTGGCCCGTGCCGCTGCGTTCGGTTCCAAGGTGGTTGTGCTGGACGAGCCGACGGCGGCGCTGGGCGTCCGGGAATCAAACCAGGTTTTGCAGCTGGTCCGGGACCTCCGCGATCGCGGGCTGCCGGTGATCCTGATTAGCCACAACATGCCCCACGTGTTTGATGTGGCGGACAGGATCCACATCCAGCGCCTCGGCAAATGCGCGGCAACCATCACCCCGGAATCTCACTCCATGACCGACGCGGTGGCAATCATGACCGGTGCCGCCACCGCCTAA
- a CDS encoding ABC transporter permease, producing the protein MTQQQTAGPPAAGQQADLAEEFLDRRTPLSRIRNILHRYPAVSPALVLLIAVVVFGLLNDRFLRVENLSLITQQVSVVGTLAIAQTLIILTAGIDLSVGAVMILSSMVVAQLAVNNGLPAPVALLAGLIVGLAAGAVNGFLVTRFRLPPFIVTLGTLNIFIALTLLYSNGATVRGSAMPDLLTWTGSTFPVGPVRISTGVVVMLLLYIAIAFILGKTAWGRHVYAVGDDKEAARLAGIAVNKVLMSVYLAAGAVLAIGAWIQIGRTNAASPNAGVDLNLDSITAVVIGGTSLFGGRGSVWGTLLGALIVGVFRNGLSLAGLDVLYQTLAVGVLIILAVSIDQWIRKVKS; encoded by the coding sequence GTGACCCAGCAACAGACCGCCGGTCCGCCCGCCGCAGGGCAGCAGGCCGACCTGGCAGAAGAATTTCTCGACCGCAGGACGCCCCTCAGCCGGATACGCAATATCCTCCACCGCTACCCTGCCGTCAGCCCCGCCCTCGTCCTGCTGATCGCCGTCGTCGTGTTCGGACTGCTCAATGACAGGTTCCTGCGGGTTGAAAACCTCTCCTTGATTACCCAGCAGGTTTCCGTCGTCGGCACCCTGGCCATCGCGCAGACCCTCATCATCCTCACTGCAGGCATCGACCTTTCCGTCGGAGCTGTCATGATCCTCTCTTCCATGGTCGTGGCCCAGCTCGCCGTCAACAACGGATTGCCGGCACCCGTAGCGCTGCTCGCGGGCCTGATCGTGGGACTCGCCGCCGGCGCCGTGAACGGATTCCTGGTGACCAGGTTCCGCCTTCCCCCGTTCATCGTCACCCTGGGCACGCTAAATATCTTCATCGCTCTGACACTGCTTTACTCCAATGGAGCGACAGTCCGCGGCTCCGCAATGCCCGATCTGCTGACCTGGACAGGAAGCACCTTCCCGGTGGGCCCGGTGCGGATCTCTACCGGTGTCGTGGTGATGCTGCTTCTCTACATCGCCATCGCCTTCATCCTCGGGAAAACCGCATGGGGTCGGCACGTCTACGCCGTAGGCGATGACAAAGAAGCCGCCCGCCTGGCAGGCATCGCCGTGAACAAGGTCCTCATGAGCGTCTACCTCGCCGCCGGCGCCGTCCTGGCCATCGGCGCCTGGATCCAGATCGGCCGCACCAACGCGGCCAGCCCCAACGCCGGCGTCGATTTGAACCTGGACTCCATCACCGCCGTCGTGATCGGCGGAACCAGCCTCTTCGGCGGGCGCGGCTCGGTCTGGGGAACCCTCCTGGGCGCCCTGATCGTCGGCGTCTTCCGCAACGGACTCTCCCTCGCCGGCCTGGACGTGCTCTACCAGACCCTCGCCGTGGGCGTCCTCATCATCCTCGCTGTGTCCATCGACCAGTGGATCCGAAAGGTGAAGTCATGA
- a CDS encoding substrate-binding domain-containing protein: MLTSKTPRTIARRLAAAGAVLTLATLSLTACGGSSPATSGTESGEKVGVSLIVKTTTNPFFVSMQEGAKKAAEADGVDLKLAAGKADGDEDTQIQAIENAISKGDKGILITPNGPSVVDALKKAKDAGLFVIALDTPPDPADAADITFATDNFAAGELIGKWTATQLAGKKATIALLDLFDDKVVSVDYNRDQGFLTGLGIDTADKKKNGDEAKTGKYTGGKGGEYEIVGSQASQGAEDGGRTGMETLLSKNPNINVVYTINEPAAAGAYEALKSAGKEKDVLIVSVDGGCAGVNNVKSGVIGATAQQYPVKMAEMGVKAIVELAKTGKKPANSEGLDFFNTGVELVTDKPADGVKSITTTEASDICWGK; this comes from the coding sequence ATGTTGACTTCCAAGACCCCGCGCACCATCGCCCGCCGCCTGGCTGCCGCGGGCGCCGTCCTGACGCTCGCCACCCTCAGCCTCACGGCCTGCGGCGGCAGCTCCCCGGCCACCTCCGGCACCGAATCCGGAGAAAAAGTGGGCGTTTCGCTGATCGTCAAGACCACCACCAACCCTTTCTTCGTCTCCATGCAGGAAGGCGCCAAGAAGGCAGCGGAGGCAGACGGCGTTGACCTGAAGCTCGCCGCCGGAAAGGCGGACGGTGATGAGGACACCCAGATCCAGGCCATCGAAAACGCCATCTCGAAAGGCGACAAGGGAATCCTGATCACACCCAACGGCCCATCCGTGGTGGATGCCCTGAAGAAGGCCAAGGACGCCGGACTCTTTGTCATTGCCCTTGATACCCCGCCGGACCCGGCCGACGCCGCGGACATCACGTTCGCCACCGACAACTTTGCTGCCGGTGAGCTGATCGGCAAGTGGACCGCCACCCAGCTCGCCGGCAAGAAGGCCACCATCGCCCTGCTGGACCTGTTTGACGACAAGGTTGTCTCCGTTGACTACAACCGCGACCAGGGCTTCCTGACCGGACTCGGCATCGACACCGCCGACAAGAAGAAGAACGGCGACGAAGCCAAGACCGGCAAGTACACCGGCGGCAAGGGCGGCGAGTACGAGATCGTCGGCAGCCAGGCCTCCCAGGGCGCCGAGGACGGCGGCCGTACCGGTATGGAGACCCTGCTGTCCAAAAACCCCAACATCAACGTTGTGTACACCATCAACGAGCCTGCCGCCGCGGGCGCGTACGAAGCCCTGAAGTCAGCCGGCAAGGAAAAGGACGTTCTGATCGTTTCGGTAGACGGCGGCTGCGCAGGCGTCAACAACGTGAAGTCCGGCGTCATCGGTGCCACCGCACAGCAGTACCCGGTCAAGATGGCCGAAATGGGCGTCAAGGCCATCGTCGAGCTGGCCAAGACCGGCAAGAAGCCCGCCAACTCGGAGGGCCTGGACTTCTTCAACACCGGTGTTGAGCTGGTCACGGACAAGCCTGCAGACGGCGTCAAGAGCATCACCACCACTGAAGCCAGCGACATCTGCTGGGGCAAGTAA
- a CDS encoding LacI family DNA-binding transcriptional regulator, which yields MRHVAALAGVGIKTVSRVMNDEPGVSEATRQRVLGASQQLNYQLDMAAGSLRRAGRQTLSIGLLLPSVANPFSSEIHRALEDALATRGIAVFAASLDDDPEREKSLVAAFLGRRVDGLVLTPIAKSQSYVIPEHSRDLPMVFIDREPVGIEADAVVTDNAVGAARAAAHLMAHGHTKLAYLGDRTDIQTARERRRGFLEELGRAGIPTSSVPVREGLHNEESARQAALEVMSGDDPPTAIFSSQNLITFGAMRALRELGASRSTALVGFDDFTLADMMDPGITVIAQHPERIGKLAAERLLARIDGDDQPAQTYIVPTELIKRGSGELPPGR from the coding sequence ATGCGGCATGTCGCCGCGCTCGCCGGCGTAGGTATCAAGACCGTTTCCCGCGTGATGAACGATGAGCCCGGCGTCTCTGAGGCCACCCGGCAGCGTGTCCTGGGCGCATCGCAGCAGCTGAACTACCAGCTGGACATGGCCGCCGGGAGCCTGCGCCGTGCGGGCCGGCAGACGCTGTCCATCGGGCTCCTGCTGCCCAGTGTGGCCAACCCGTTCAGCAGTGAAATCCATCGCGCGCTCGAGGATGCCCTGGCCACCCGCGGGATTGCTGTTTTCGCCGCCAGCCTGGACGACGACCCCGAACGGGAGAAGTCCCTCGTGGCCGCGTTCCTTGGCAGGCGCGTGGACGGGCTGGTCCTCACGCCCATTGCCAAAAGCCAGTCCTACGTCATTCCTGAGCATTCCCGCGATCTGCCCATGGTGTTTATTGACCGCGAACCCGTAGGGATCGAAGCAGACGCCGTGGTAACGGACAACGCCGTCGGAGCTGCCAGGGCGGCGGCCCACCTGATGGCGCACGGCCACACCAAACTTGCCTATCTGGGTGACCGCACTGATATCCAGACGGCCCGCGAACGGCGCCGCGGCTTCCTGGAGGAGCTGGGCAGGGCCGGCATCCCGACGTCGTCCGTGCCTGTCCGCGAAGGCCTTCACAACGAGGAATCAGCCCGGCAGGCGGCGCTGGAAGTCATGTCAGGAGATGACCCGCCCACAGCCATCTTCTCCAGCCAGAACCTGATCACGTTTGGGGCCATGCGGGCGCTCAGGGAGCTCGGAGCAAGCCGGAGCACCGCGCTTGTGGGATTCGACGACTTCACGCTCGCGGACATGATGGACCCCGGCATCACCGTGATCGCACAGCACCCCGAGAGGATCGGAAAACTGGCGGCGGAGCGGCTGCTTGCCAGGATCGACGGCGACGACCAGCCGGCGCAGACCTACATCGTTCCAACCGAACTCATCAAGCGGGGTTCCGGGGAGCTTCCACCCGGCCGTTGA
- a CDS encoding putative quinol monooxygenase has translation MTKTLYAEFTVKPGSEARVAEMMQELTEHVRREPGNQLFLPYTRETNPREYFVFEVYQDDAAFQEHISADYGARFNGELSAHIEEEGSVLTWLQQVA, from the coding sequence ATGACCAAAACGCTGTACGCAGAATTCACTGTCAAACCCGGCAGCGAGGCCCGGGTGGCCGAGATGATGCAGGAACTGACCGAGCATGTCCGCCGCGAGCCGGGCAACCAGCTGTTCCTGCCCTACACGCGGGAAACAAACCCCCGCGAGTACTTCGTCTTCGAGGTCTACCAGGACGACGCCGCGTTCCAGGAACACATCAGCGCCGACTACGGCGCACGGTTCAACGGTGAGCTCTCGGCCCACATCGAGGAGGAAGGCTCCGTGCTGACCTGGCTCCAGCAGGTGGCCTGA
- a CDS encoding GH32 C-terminal domain-containing protein, translated as MNDPNGMVLHKGVYHLYYQHNPSGNTWGNMSWGHATSTDLTHWTEQPLAIATDDQQDIFSGSVVVDKDNTTGFGTAENPPLVAIFTSAYKDASPHRGLQAQSLAYSLDDGQTWTKYDANPVLNRNSANFRDPKVFWYETPAGGGYWVMAAVEATDHKVLLYKSANLKDWDLLSEFGPANATGGLWECPDLFPLAVDGDPANIKWVMVVNINPGGVAGGSAGQYFVGNFDGTTFTSESTKPSDALPAGTPLAGFNDGTYNGWTVNNEPGNWKNGPFGDAPAAGTLPGQNTVTGFAGAGLVNSFNDGDWPLGSMSSPEFTVTSDYLNFLVGGGQHPSVSDKLDNTPPAGDLLFNGFEVADGSTLADAGWTGTDDLAPTFQPATSGGDYYIGAKRINTFETGGAPGDDRQGTLTSPSFTVSKNFMSMLVGGGHRAVETGQTLEAQLLVDGNVVRTLAGDDAGQLNWKGWDVSEFAGKTAQLRIVDQATGGWGHLTLDHVMLTDQAAVPRSDETTVNLVVDGDVVRSATGANSEVLDWASWNVAEFKGRQASIKVVDNNRFGWGHILADEFIASSTAAAPRLQSYDWLDYGRDYYASVSFANMPQDKRIMLGWMNNWDYANTIPTSPWRSAMSLPREVALTQTAAGPRLTQKAVKQVDSLGSKVAYAEKQARNIAPGTTPLPAAASGQVQRIDVTFAPGTAAKAGITVLGSGTTSTVIGYDQAAGEVYVDRRNSGNTAFHPLFTSVDSAPVTPDANGNITLRIYVDRSSVEVFAQNGLRTITDQVFPEAGAGQVALFADGGTAQLKSITVTPLEASMFSGQGKPVKDRQ; from the coding sequence ATGAACGATCCGAACGGGATGGTCCTTCATAAGGGCGTCTATCACCTGTACTACCAGCACAATCCATCCGGCAATACCTGGGGCAACATGTCTTGGGGCCACGCCACGTCCACCGACCTGACGCACTGGACTGAGCAGCCGCTGGCCATCGCCACAGATGACCAGCAGGACATCTTTTCCGGAAGCGTCGTGGTGGACAAGGACAACACCACGGGCTTCGGCACGGCCGAAAACCCACCGCTGGTGGCAATCTTCACCAGCGCCTACAAGGACGCCTCCCCCCACAGGGGCCTGCAGGCACAGTCGCTTGCCTACAGCCTGGACGATGGCCAGACCTGGACCAAGTACGATGCCAACCCCGTCCTCAACCGCAATTCTGCCAACTTCCGGGACCCCAAAGTCTTCTGGTACGAAACTCCCGCCGGTGGCGGCTACTGGGTCATGGCCGCAGTGGAAGCCACGGACCACAAGGTACTCCTCTACAAGTCCGCCAACCTCAAGGACTGGGACCTGCTGAGCGAATTCGGGCCAGCCAACGCAACTGGCGGGCTCTGGGAATGCCCGGACCTCTTTCCGCTGGCAGTGGACGGCGATCCCGCCAACATCAAGTGGGTCATGGTGGTCAACATCAACCCCGGCGGCGTGGCAGGCGGATCTGCAGGCCAGTACTTCGTGGGCAATTTCGACGGGACCACCTTCACCTCGGAATCAACCAAACCCAGCGACGCCCTGCCTGCCGGGACTCCACTGGCCGGGTTCAATGACGGCACCTACAACGGGTGGACGGTCAACAACGAGCCGGGCAACTGGAAGAACGGTCCCTTCGGCGATGCTCCGGCGGCAGGCACGCTCCCGGGGCAGAACACCGTCACCGGTTTTGCCGGCGCGGGGCTGGTCAATTCGTTCAACGACGGCGACTGGCCACTCGGCTCCATGAGCTCCCCGGAGTTCACCGTCACCAGCGACTACCTCAACTTCCTGGTGGGCGGCGGGCAGCATCCGAGTGTCTCCGACAAGCTCGATAACACACCACCGGCCGGCGATCTTCTCTTCAACGGCTTCGAGGTGGCGGACGGGTCCACTCTGGCCGACGCCGGCTGGACAGGAACGGACGATTTGGCACCAACGTTTCAGCCGGCCACGTCCGGAGGCGACTACTACATCGGCGCCAAGCGCATCAACACGTTCGAAACTGGAGGCGCTCCCGGCGACGACAGGCAGGGAACCCTGACATCGCCGTCGTTCACTGTGTCCAAAAACTTCATGAGCATGCTGGTGGGCGGCGGGCACAGGGCTGTGGAAACCGGGCAGACCCTGGAGGCCCAGCTGCTGGTGGATGGCAACGTGGTGCGCACCCTGGCAGGCGATGACGCAGGCCAGCTCAACTGGAAGGGGTGGGACGTTTCGGAGTTTGCCGGAAAGACCGCCCAGCTGCGGATCGTGGACCAGGCCACCGGCGGCTGGGGCCACCTAACGCTGGACCACGTGATGCTTACTGACCAGGCCGCCGTCCCCCGCTCGGACGAGACCACCGTGAACCTCGTGGTGGACGGGGATGTGGTCCGCTCGGCAACCGGCGCGAACAGTGAAGTCCTGGACTGGGCCTCGTGGAACGTGGCTGAATTCAAGGGTCGGCAGGCCAGCATCAAGGTGGTGGACAACAACCGCTTCGGGTGGGGGCACATCCTGGCTGACGAATTCATTGCCTCGTCAACGGCGGCGGCACCCCGGTTGCAGAGCTATGACTGGCTGGACTACGGCCGGGATTACTACGCCTCGGTATCCTTCGCCAATATGCCGCAGGACAAGCGGATCATGCTTGGCTGGATGAACAACTGGGACTACGCAAACACCATCCCCACCTCACCGTGGCGCAGCGCCATGTCCCTTCCCCGCGAGGTTGCACTGACCCAGACTGCAGCCGGCCCGCGCCTGACCCAGAAGGCTGTAAAACAGGTGGACTCCCTGGGATCCAAGGTGGCCTACGCCGAAAAGCAGGCCCGGAACATTGCGCCGGGCACCACGCCGCTGCCGGCAGCTGCCTCAGGCCAGGTGCAACGGATTGACGTGACGTTTGCTCCAGGCACGGCTGCCAAGGCCGGAATCACGGTCCTGGGGAGCGGCACAACCTCCACGGTGATCGGATACGACCAGGCAGCAGGCGAGGTTTACGTGGACAGGCGGAACTCCGGGAACACCGCCTTCCACCCATTGTTCACCTCGGTGGACTCAGCGCCGGTGACACCCGACGCCAACGGCAACATAACGCTGCGGATCTACGTGGACAGGTCCTCCGTTGAGGTCTTCGCCCAGAATGGCCTGCGGACCATCACGGACCAGGTGTTTCCCGAGGCTGGCGCTGGTCAGGTGGCGCTCTTTGCCGACGGCGGCACCGCCCAGCTGAAATCGATCACTGTTACCCCGCTGGAGGCTTCGATGTTCAGCGGGCAGGGCAAACCGGTGAAGGACCGTCAGTAG
- the malQ gene encoding 4-alpha-glucanotransferase: protein MKAPDHQYTEFPGMPGDSPGQGPVPGQAVGQGAAKAADEVSVTGQAAGQEAAGQASVAGESPVDSHLLQRLADAHGVGTSFQGWDGLPHSVAPETLIKVLAALGVPAHTNQLIEAALAEAELAPWRRMLPPAVVVQQGEMALVPVHVRDGATAKLSIHLEDTAGPEQPAEPTVVEATQQDVWIQPQDVDGVLTGRATFALPQDLPLGWHTLSAESEGSTARGTLVVVPARLTTAAPLEQRRGWGLATQLYSVRSKRSWGIGDFADLADLATLSGERGADYVLVNPLHAAEPVPPVQPSPYSPSTRRFFNPLYIRVEDIPELAYIKPRRRAVVDRLLEQVQGLNRNGERLDRNTVYAAKLEALELLYHARRSPTRQAAFDEFCRLSGSGLDDFALWSAVREDIGPEDPFWTNPALALGQPEAEALREKLSDRIGFHRWLQWICDQQLENAQQAALRAGMRLGVVHDLAVGVDLSSADAWTLRDVLAPGISVGAPPDMYNQLGQDWNQPPWHPGRLAEAGYAPFRNMLSTVLRHAGGIRVDHVLGLFRLWWVPAGNSPRDGAYVRYDHEALIGILALEAQRAGAVVIGEDLGTFEPWVRDYLAARGILGTSILWFENDGDSPLPPERYRKQALASVNTHDLPPTAGYLAGDHVELRSRLGLLERSEDAERAEHLATLEKMMGLLRERGLLPEGSAEASDGAGAGAASPAAVLPESEEQTVVALHRLLAQTPSVLLGVALVDAVGERRVQNQPGTTESLYPNWQVPLGGPDGRPVLIDDLPRNPRFNNLLAAVQDSLGA, encoded by the coding sequence ATGAAGGCTCCAGACCACCAGTACACGGAATTTCCCGGAATGCCGGGAGACTCTCCTGGCCAAGGTCCGGTGCCGGGTCAAGCCGTCGGTCAAGGGGCAGCTAAAGCGGCAGATGAAGTGTCCGTGACAGGTCAAGCCGCAGGTCAGGAAGCCGCAGGCCAAGCTTCCGTTGCAGGTGAGAGCCCCGTTGATAGCCACCTGCTTCAGCGGCTGGCAGACGCCCATGGGGTAGGCACGTCGTTCCAGGGGTGGGACGGCCTTCCGCACAGCGTGGCGCCGGAGACCCTAATCAAGGTGCTGGCTGCCCTCGGCGTTCCGGCGCATACGAACCAGCTCATTGAGGCTGCCCTGGCCGAAGCGGAACTGGCGCCGTGGCGGCGCATGCTGCCCCCCGCCGTCGTGGTCCAGCAGGGGGAGATGGCGCTGGTCCCGGTCCATGTCCGCGATGGCGCCACGGCAAAGCTCAGCATCCACCTGGAGGACACCGCGGGCCCCGAGCAACCGGCAGAGCCCACAGTAGTGGAGGCCACCCAGCAGGATGTCTGGATCCAGCCCCAGGACGTGGATGGAGTGCTGACCGGCCGGGCAACCTTCGCGCTGCCGCAGGATCTGCCCCTGGGCTGGCATACCCTCTCAGCTGAGTCTGAGGGGAGTACGGCGCGAGGAACGCTAGTGGTGGTGCCCGCCCGGCTGACCACGGCCGCACCCCTGGAGCAGCGCCGTGGCTGGGGCCTGGCAACACAGCTCTATTCGGTGCGGTCGAAACGGTCCTGGGGAATCGGCGACTTCGCGGATCTGGCCGATCTGGCCACGCTGAGCGGAGAGCGCGGGGCCGACTACGTCCTGGTGAATCCGCTGCACGCCGCCGAGCCGGTTCCTCCTGTCCAGCCTTCGCCTTATTCACCATCCACCAGGCGCTTTTTCAACCCTCTGTACATCCGGGTTGAAGACATTCCGGAACTGGCATATATCAAACCGCGGAGGCGTGCCGTTGTGGACAGGCTCCTGGAACAGGTCCAGGGACTGAACAGGAATGGCGAGCGGCTGGACCGGAACACCGTTTATGCGGCGAAGCTCGAGGCCTTGGAACTCCTCTACCACGCCAGGCGATCACCCACACGGCAGGCAGCGTTTGACGAATTCTGCCGGCTGTCCGGCTCCGGACTTGATGATTTCGCCCTGTGGTCCGCCGTGCGGGAAGACATCGGACCGGAGGATCCCTTCTGGACGAATCCGGCGTTGGCGCTGGGGCAGCCCGAGGCTGAGGCCCTGCGGGAGAAGCTGTCGGACCGGATCGGCTTCCACCGCTGGCTGCAGTGGATCTGCGACCAACAGCTGGAGAACGCCCAGCAGGCTGCGCTCCGGGCCGGAATGAGACTTGGGGTGGTCCACGATCTTGCGGTCGGAGTGGACCTGAGCAGCGCAGACGCCTGGACCCTCCGTGACGTCCTGGCACCGGGAATCAGCGTGGGTGCCCCGCCGGACATGTACAACCAGCTGGGCCAGGACTGGAACCAGCCGCCGTGGCACCCTGGCCGGCTCGCCGAGGCCGGCTATGCGCCCTTCCGCAACATGCTTTCCACTGTTCTCCGGCACGCCGGCGGCATCAGGGTGGACCATGTGCTGGGCCTGTTCCGCCTCTGGTGGGTGCCCGCCGGAAACTCCCCGCGGGACGGCGCCTACGTCCGCTATGACCATGAAGCCCTGATCGGCATCCTGGCCCTTGAGGCACAGCGCGCCGGTGCAGTGGTGATTGGCGAGGACCTGGGAACCTTTGAGCCCTGGGTGCGTGACTACCTGGCTGCCCGGGGCATCCTGGGCACGTCCATCCTTTGGTTCGAGAACGACGGCGATTCGCCGCTCCCGCCCGAACGGTACCGGAAGCAGGCGCTTGCCAGCGTCAACACCCATGATCTGCCGCCCACCGCGGGTTACCTGGCTGGCGACCACGTGGAGCTGCGCAGCCGCCTTGGCCTCCTGGAGCGCTCAGAAGACGCCGAGCGGGCGGAGCACCTCGCCACCTTGGAGAAGATGATGGGGCTGTTGCGGGAACGCGGGCTGCTTCCTGAGGGCAGTGCGGAGGCCTCCGACGGTGCAGGTGCCGGAGCAGCTTCGCCCGCAGCGGTCTTGCCGGAAAGCGAGGAACAAACGGTGGTGGCGCTTCACCGCCTTCTGGCCCAGACGCCGTCGGTCCTCCTGGGTGTTGCCCTGGTTGATGCCGTGGGGGAGCGCCGCGTGCAGAACCAGCCGGGGACAACAGAATCGCTGTACCCGAACTGGCAGGTGCCCCTGGGCGGCCCGGACGGCCGCCCGGTCCTGATTGACGACCTTCCGAGGAACCCGCGGTTCAATAACCTCCTGGCCGCCGTGCAGGACTCCTTAGGCGCGTGA